TCTTCGCAGACGCAAAGCGCCCGTTCGGGGGAATGAAAAAGTGGAATCCACTGGTTTCAATAAGCAACATCCCGAAAAAACGCCGGGTAAACCCGCTGTGGCTAAAGTTTAATCCCTTTACCGTGACAGCTTTTGAGGGCTCACCGCAGGCAAGAATTGCCTGCGGTGAGAACACCCTCTTCAGCTCAGTCAAGCCGCTCTCGTTTTGTAACTCTTCGCACGACGATCACCGAAGCAATCGCCTTCAAGAGATTCGTTCAAGAGCCACCGGGATGAATCGGGTGCCCAATATAATGGGTATAAACCAAAATTTTGGATAGAATTCCCACTTGATTATCCTCATAAGTCGGCCTTGTAAAAATTTCGGAATCCATGTACGAAAATTTTATCGCACGAACGCTTCTTTTTCCTGTTTCTCAGTGGTGGAGAAGGAGCGCACTGTGTCGATATCGTATTTTTTGCGAAATCGCCGGTATTGCGGGGAGTAACATATTGGTTTTATAGTATATGAAACCAGAAATGGCATGACTTTTGCCTTTGTTCGGCGGGAGGCTTTAATATATTGGTCTTGGGACAACCCGGCAGGATTTAGGCCCTTTACCAGAAACATGCACGCTTTTGCGTGTATATTCGCCGAAGGTGAAAGATGGCTTTTATGTCCCAGCATTCCAGCATCCGGCTTTGCCGGATTAGGTGAAAACATATTATTGCCGATGTATGGCGGCAGAAAAAAGGGGCTTTGATTCATGCAGTGGAGTGTCGGAAAAATAATCAGCAAATGGGCGATGCTGACGCCCGAAAAAGCGGCCATCATCTATGAAGATGAAAGGATATCATATCGATCACTTAATGATGCGGCCAATCAGGTCGCGCATTTTTTTACGGGAAAAGGCCTTAAAAAAGGCGATCGGGTTGCGGTGAACCTTTTTAACTGTCCGGAGTTTCTGGCGTGCTATTTTGCCGCGGCAAAACTGGGGTTAATTTTTGTTCCCTTAAATTTCAGAATGGTTTCCAGGGAACTGGCCTATCAGTTGAATAGCTGCGGTTGCCGGCTTCTTGTATTTCACGATGAAACTCAAGATGAGGTGGCGCTGATCAGATCTTCCGTTTCAGTCGAGGCGGACAAGTTCGTCTGGCTTCCATCCTTTGAAACGAATTTCGACGGCCCTCCCGAGTGGGCGATGGATTATCACGCATCTATCGGCGGCTATCCAACAACAGAACCCACGCCGGATGCGCCGGTCGATTTGGATGATCCCCTTCTTATTCTGTATACCTCTGGTGTCACCGGGGATCCGAAAGGCGCCGTCATTTCACACGGTCAGACCTATTTCAAGAGCTTTCAGTATATTATTCTTGCGGATATGCGGGGGGATGACATCTTTCTGTCCCAGGCGCCTCTTTGCCATTCGGCGGGTCTTGCGGTAACGGCGACACCGGGGCTGTGCCGAGGGGTTACGCTGCTGATGCGGAAAAAATTCGATGCCGAGCAGTTTGGAAAAGACATTGAAACCTACCGGGCAACGATTGTTTTCGGACTCACGACCATGTTTCGCTTTGTGCTGGAAACCGGCGTATTGGATCGGATTGATCTGAACAGTGTTCGGGTGGTGCTTGGCGGGGGAGAAAGGACACCGGCAACGCTGTTCAATGCGTTGGCTGAGAAAGGGTTGTATTTACAGATGGGCTTCGGCCAAACGGAAAATTCCGGCATGACATCGGTGCCGAAGGAATTTGTCCTTTCAAAAAAAGGATCTTGCGGACTTCCCAACTTTTTTACGGAAGTGTGGGTGGAGGATGATCAGGGGGATCGATTATCGCCTGGTGAGATCGGCAATATAGTTGCCAGCGGTCCGAATGTGATGACCGGCTACTGGAACATGCCGGAGGAAACCGCCGCCACCATCGTGAACGGCAAACTTTTCACGGGGGATCTGGGATATACGGATGAAGAGGGGTTTTTATACATTGCCGACCGGGCAAAGGACATGTATCGAAGCGGCGCCGAAAATGTTTATCCGGCTGAAGTGGAGCGGGTATTGGGGGATCATAAAAAAATAGAGAATGTCGCCATCATCGGTGTGCCGGATGAGAGATGGGGGGAGACCGGAAAGGCCTTTATTGTTTGCAAGGAGAATGAGACCTTGACGCAAGAGGAGGTGCTTGGATTTCTCAAGGGAAAGGTGGCGCGGTATAAGTATCCAAAGCATATAGAATTTATAGAATCCCTGCCGTTGACGGCCTGGGGAAAGGTTAAAAAAGGAGCTTTAAAGCGAAGCTTCCTTCAAGAAGGGGAAAGGTGTTTGAAATAGGGTATAAATTTTTTAACTATAGGGTTACAAAAAATAATTGAAAAACATAAACAATTATAATAAGTGTTTTTTGATTATTGCATAAAAAGCCCGCCATCACGGTTTTGGCTACCTTATCTTGTAGTCCTGAACTGAACATTAGCCAAAATACTGTGGCCCGCAAATTTAATTCCATTTTTTGCAAACAGTCGTTACTGTGCACGGGGTCAAACTGCTTGGCATCTATGGAAAAATACAATTGTTGTAAATTTTTAATATTTAGGATATAATAATCCCTTTTAATCGGCAGACTATTTTTTCAAGAAATGATAACAGGTTTTAAAATAAGTGATAAGGCGTTTCAAGGCCGTTTGGGAATCAGCCCAATACGGATTAGCCGTGGTTGTCAAATTACCTTGATGTATCCGTTAACACATAAAAAATTATGTGGAAAAATCTGATATGTCATCCATGCGCATCTTGGTTGCTGCGAGGTGCGGCTGAATAGTTAACCATGATTTGATGAACCGGATAATAAAACTTAGAACCATTTTTTCGGTAACGAAGGAGAGCGATTATGCAAAACACATCAAATGAAGTGGTGCTGATAAACGGAGTCTCGGACGAAGTGGGACAGAGCATTGGTTTGAGCTTCGGGGGAAAAGGCGCAAGCGTTGTGATTGCCGGCAGTGACAAAGCGTCGGTGGACCAAACCGTCGCGCAGATCAAAGAGGCCAAAGGAGAAGCGATCGGATGTGTTGTGAATCCATCCAATGAGGGTGAGGTGAAGGCGGCGGTGAAGAAAGCTGTTGACACTTATGGAAAACTCGATGTGCTGGTGAACAATATTGCGGTAAAGGCCAATGTACTACAGGGCAAGAAAACGACCGATCTGACCCAGGCCGACTGGAATAAGACGGTAACATCCGGCACGGACCCGTTGTTTCTTTTCTGCCGCGAAGCCGTATCGGTCATGCGGGAAAAGAAATATGGGCGAATTATTAATATCGGCAGCCTATACTATCTTGGATGGCCGAAAGTGGCGAGTCTTTCCGCCGCGAATGCGGCAATTTACGGTTTTACCCGTGCGTTGGCGCTTGAAACCGCCATCGACAATATCACGGTAAATTCCATTGGCGTAGGTGATTTGGCGGATGCCGGCTTATCCGAAGAGGAAACGGCCAAGCTGAAGGGCAGCATTCCGATGGCGCGGCTCGGCAAGCCCGAGGATATTGATAACGCTGTTGAGTTTTTTGCATCGCGATCCGCCAAATACATTACGGGGCAGACACTCTTTGTTTGCGGCGGGAAATGCATCCATTTTTCTATGTCGATATGATGCATCGTAAATCAAAAATATCCGATAATAATGGAGGAATATAAAATGGGCATTGAAAATAGGGTCGCACTCATCACCGGATCTGCAAGTGGTATGGGAAAACAGACCGCCCAACGAATGGCGGAAAAAGGTGTTAAAGTCGTCATCAACGATGTGGTTGCTGAGAAAGTCGAAGAGACGGTCGGTGAATTCAAAAAAGCCGGTTTTGACGTCATTGGACAGGTCGCGGATATCTCCGATAAGGCACAGGTAGAAGCCATGGTTAAGGCGGCGGTCGATGCTTTTGGCTCAATTGATATCCTGGTTAATAATGCCGGTGTGGAAATTATCGCCCCGTTGAGAAAGGTTACAGAGGAAAACTGGGATTTTGTCTATAAGGTCAATTTAAAAGGTTCGTTTCTGTGCAGCCAGGCTGTCCATGGGTATATGGTGGAGCAGAATCGCGGACGGATCATCAATATCGCCTCCAGAGCCTGGTTGGGCGGTGCGGGGCAGGCCGGCTACTCTTCGGCAAAGGCCGGCATGGTCGGATTGACACGAACCCTTGCGCTCGAACTGGGTCGGAAAAATATCACCGTCAACTGCATTGCGCCGGGATTGATCTATACCCCGATGTGGGACCACGCGTCCAAGGAACAAATCGCCGGCTTGTTGAAAAAGCAGCCGACCGGCACCTTTGGGGAAGCGGATGATATCGCCAACGCCGTCATGTTTTTTGCCGACGATAAAACCAGTTTTGTCACCGGACAGGTGTTTTACGTCTGCGGTGGCAGAAGCCTGTATGCCGGATGATGGGGAACCAGTTCATTGCTGCCGTAAGGCTTGATTCCACTTGCAACATGGCATCTTAAAAGCGAGGAGTACGACGATGACGGAAAACGGTTCTCTCAGTAATTTAAAGATACTCGATTTCACCGGCGTTTTGGGCCCCTATGCGGGGAAGCTGTATGCCGGTGTCGGGGCGGATGTCATTCACATTGAGCCCATCACTGGCGATCCGCTTCGAAATATCGGGCCATTTTTTAAAAACATTCCTGGAAAGGATAGAAGTCTTCAGTTCCTTTATTACAATGCCGGTAAAAGAGGCCTTGCTCTCGATATAAATAAGGACGAAGGCAAGGACATTTTTCTGAAACTGTGTCAGTCTGCCGATTTGCTGCTTGAAAGTTTTGACGCGGGCGTCCTGAACAGCATGGGACTCAGTTTTGATGTGTTGAGTGCGGTCAATCCTAAACTGGTGCAGACGTCCATGACGCTGTTCGGTGCGACCGGGCCCTATGCCAATTATCCGGGATCGGATTTAACCTGCTCGGCGTTGAGCGGGTTTACCTATCTTGCTGGAGATAACAACGACAAACCGGTCAGAGCGCCGGATGACCAAGCCTACCAGACGGCAGGGGCACATGCGGCGGTTGCCAGCGGCTTTGCCCTCTATTTTGCCAAAAAGACCGGTATCGGTCAGTTCGTTGATATCGCCGCAATTGAGTCGGTAGCGTCCGCCCATGAAAATGCGGCCCAGTTCTGGGATCTTGAAGGCGTGATTCGCAGATCTGCGTTTGGGACCCTGGCCGGCGGCGGGCTTTTTAAATGCAAAGACGGATATATTGCCTTGGTAGCGGCGATGGGTAATAAAAACAAGCAGATGTGGGATCCATTCGTTAGATGGATGAAAGAAGAAGGGGTTGAGGGATGGGAGGCCTTTGATGATGAAAAGTGGCTGGATCAGAATTTCAGACGGGAACTCAAGAATTACGAAATTTTCTGCCGCATTTTTGAAGCCTATACCATGAAGCACACCAAGCTGGAATTGTACGAAAAAGGGCAATTCTACAAGGTGGCGACCACGCCAGTGAGCAACGGAAAAGATCTGGTTGAAAACCCCCAGTTAAAGGCCACCGGTTTCTTTCAAACGGTAACCCATGGTTATCTGAAGGATGATGTCACCTTCCCCGGCGCTCCGTACGAGTTCGGTGAAATTCAATGGCGGTTCGGGGGACCGGCGCCCACGCTTGGGCAGCACACCGCCGAGATTTTGCTGGAAGTCGGATACACTCAAAGCGAAATTGATGCCTATGCAAAGGAGGGTACCATCTATGTTGGCTAATATGAAAAAGGCGCTTGACGGCATTGTGGTATGTGATTTTTCCTGGGTCGGCGCGGGGCCAATCACCACCAATATGCTGGGTCAATGCGGGGCGGAGGTCATTAAGATTGAAAGCGCGAAAAGACCGGATATTCTTCGCTTGGGCCCGCCGTTCAAGGATGGAAAACCCGGGGGGTTTGAGCGCAGTGGCTACTTTTCAAACCGAAATCCCAACAAGAAGAGCATTGCCGTCAACATGGCCCTTCCGGAGGCAAGAGATATTGCTGTTCGCTTGATTAAAAAGAGCGATATCGTCATTAACAACTTCCGTGTCGGGCAGATGGAAAAATGGAACCTGGGGTGGGAGGATATTAAAAAAATGAACCCGCGGGCCATTTATGTCACCATGAGCTTGCAGGGAACAACCGGGCCCCACAGCGGATATATGGGGTATGGCGTCAATCTGAATGCGTTGTGCGGGTTGACGGAAAGAGCGGCGGAGCCGGGGAAGGTTCCTTTCGGCACCGGCACGAACTATACGGATCATGTGATGGTACCCACGCACACGTTGTTTGGCATCATGGCGGCCCTGCTTCAGCGGGAAATCACGGGAAAAGGGCAAACGGTGGCTATTTCCCAGCTTGCATCGGCGATTGCGATGAAGCCATCGGATCTTCTAGCGTATTCGTCACACGGCGAGATACTGGGGGCGACGGGATGTTCGGATCCCTATGCGGCGCCGCATAATGTGTATAAAACCCTCGGCTATCGAAGCTGGATTGCCATTGCCGTCTTCAGCGAAGAGGAATGGATGTCGCTCAAGAAGGTCATGGGGCATCCCGCGTGGGCGGAAGATGAAAAGTTTGCAACATTTGAAAAGCGCAAGGAACATGAAGCCGAGCTCAATGAACATGTTGAGGCGTGGACTGAGGGGCAATACAATACCGAATTGATGGAAAAACTGATTCAAAACGGTGTCCGGGCCGGCGTTGTGAATGATGCGCGCGGTGCCATTGAGGATAAGCATCTTCGTGATAGAGGCTTCTGGTCTTATTTGGATCATCCAGTGGTCGGCAAAACACTCTATAATCGCGGTCCATTTGTGTTCACGAAAACGCCCATTCGAATGGAAACGGCGGCTCCCCTGCTTGGCGAACATACGATGGCGGTGTTATCCGACATGTTGGAATACAGCGCTGAAGAGATAGACAAGTTAAAGGCGGCGAATGTGTTGGTCTAAGCGGGAAGGATCAATTCGCCTATTTGAAAGTTGAATGCAGTATTCCTAAAGGAGGGAATCAATGGATTTTTCAATACCAGAAGAATATATGATGCTTAAGGAGTCAATGCGCGAGTTTGTCAAGAGGGAGTTGTTGCCGCTTGAAAAAAGCCATCTTGAACGCGAGTTGAGAATGTATGCGGATGGGGGCCATTTACTTCCGGATGATGTCAACCAAAGGCTGATGGCCAAAGCCAAGGAGCTGGGCTTTTGGGGCATCGAGGTGGATGAAAAGTATGGCGGTCAAGGGTTGGGAATGTTGGCCAAGACGCTGGTGGTTGAGGAATTGTGCAAGTCCTACATTGGATTTTATGGTTTCACATTGCCGCCGGATGCGCCCAACCTTTACTATTTGGCGGATTGCTGTAAGGGAAATCAGCGCGAAAAATATTTTACTCCCTATTGCAATAATGAGTTGGAATCTGCCATGGCGTGCACGGAGCCGGATGCGGGCTCCGACGTGAGCGGTCTTAAAACCACTGCGGTTCGCAAGGGGGATAAGTGGATTATAAATGGAACGAAAACCTTTATCAGCAAGTGTGATTACGATAATGTTTTTTTTATTCTGATAGCCGTCACGGATAAAGAGGCCAAGCAAAAGGATCGATTCACGGCGTTTTTGGTTGACAAAAACACGCCGGGTTTGCGGGTCGGGCGTGAAACACCGGTTATCGGGCCGCTGCGGACCTGGGATCTGATTTTGGAAGATGTCGAACTTGGGGATGATGCGATTTTGGGTGAAATTGGGCAGGCATTTGTACCCCTGCAAAACCGTTTTGGCGTCCGCAGAATCGAGTTGGCTTCGCGCTGCACCGGAATGGCTGAGCGGTTGATTCAGATGATGATTGACCAGGCCAACACACGGATAACCTTTGGAGAGCCGCTGGCCAATCGGCAAACTGTCCAAAACTGGATAGCGGATTCTACGATGGAATTGGAAACCGTAAGATGGTTTTTGTATTATGCGGCATGGAAATCCGACCAAGGGCATAAGGACCTGCGCATTGAAGGCGCTTCCCTTAAGACACTGGCGACGGAAATGCTTTCTCGCGTTGCCGATCGTGCGATTCAGGTCCATGGCGGATACGGGGTTTCCAAAGAGTTGGGTATCGAGTATGTTTATAGAATCGTGAGGATTTGGCGAATTCTCGAAGGGCCTTCCGAAATTCATCGATGGTCGATTGCCCGGCAATTGCTTAAAGAGAAAAAACCCTACAATACCTTTATTGTGGCAAAAGAAGACTAATCAGACGCTATTTGAAAGGAGATAGACCCATGCCTGTTGAATTTAAAAAAGAAAACCATGTTGCCTATGTCACATTGAACCGCCCGGAAGCGATGAATTCCCTGGACCCCGAATCACTGGCCCAGATCAAGCAGATTTTGACCGATATAAAGGCGGATCATGATGTTCGTGTGACCGTATTGACCGGCGCCGGAGAAAAAGCGTTCTCAACCGGCACGGATATGAAAAAAACAAAGCCGCCCACGGAATGTATGGCGGCAGTTTTTTTGAAAGATGAGCCGATGACGCCGCTGCCCTATTTCAATATGTGGAAACCCCTTATTTGCGCGGTAAACGGTTTTGCGGTTGGCGGCGGCATGGAAATGGCATTGGCCTGCGATATTCGAATCGCCAGCACGAATGCGAAATTCGGCTTGACGGAAGTTAAAGTCGCCAGCCTGGCGGGTATCAACGGCACTCAGGCCATCGGGCGGGTGATTCCCCATGCGGTGGCCATGAAAATGTTGCTGACCGGTGAAATGATCGATGCGCAGGAAGCTTACCGGGTGGGGCTTATCAGCGATCTCGTCGAGCCTGCCGAACTGATGCCAACGGCCAAGAAAATGGCCGAGAGAATCGCTCAGAATGCGCCGCTGAGTGTTAAAGCCGCAAAAATGGCGGCGGTTCTCGGCAAGGATATGCCTTACGAACACTCTCTTATGTATTCTCAACTCTTGTGGGGTGTTCTTCGGGATACGGAAGACCGAAAAGAAGGGTTCACCGCCTTTGCGGAAAAAAGAGCACCGGTGTGGAGCGGTAAATAAGCACGAAACCGGCGTGTTGTTGACATCCTGATGTAGCCGGTTTTCTATCTGAACCTCAACTTCCCGAATGAAATTTGAAACAGGTTGAATCCGGGAAGTTGCGCTTTCAAATAAGGGACCAAGAATGGCTTATATCGAGCAGGCGGGATGCGTTTTTTAGCATGCGTTTCCGTGTTGAATTCTACGCAACCCATCTGCTGATAGTAAGGCGAGGGGAGTTTTGGAATAATGCATATAGCGGTGATGGCAAAGGTCGTACCGGATTATGAAGTCCCAGCTGGGGATTTTGAGTTGGTCAATGGCCGGGCTAACTCTCGATACACGCGAATGATCGGGCTTTATGATGAAAACGCCATAGAGGCCGGCGTTCAGCTCAAAGAAAAATACAATGCGTCGCTGAGTATCATATCCTATGGGAAAAGCGATGATGTTTCCATTCTAAGAAAAGCCGTTGCCATGGGAGGGGATAATCTCAACCTGGTGATGGGTGATTCGGATGATCCATATGTGATTGCGGCCAATTTGAAAATGGCGCTTGAGAAGCTCGGGAATGTGGACCTGGTGCTGGCCGGCCAGCAGTCGGCCGACATGGATCGGGGGATTGTTCATAGCATTCTTGCGGAAATGATGGGGTATACCTTTTTGCCCAAGATTGCCTTTATTGAGTCGGACGCGGGTGCCTGGAAAGTACGGCAGATTCACGAAAACGGTAGCCGGGAGTTGAAATTTGCCGGCAAAGGGGTGCTTTCCATTACGAGCATTCCTGAAAACGTGCCGCGCATTCCCGCGGTACGTGCGATTTTTGCCGCCAAAAAGAAACCGGTGGACAAAATGGATGGGATCGCGGCCGCGCCCATGAACGTTGAAGAACTCTCCGTGAGTATCCCGAAAATGGAATCGGTTTGTGAGTTTTTGCCGATTGACGATTTAGGGGAAACCGCAAAAACCCTTTTGGCTAAACTCAGGGAGGGCAGATATCTATGAAAACGCTGATCATCGAGATTATTGATACAAAGAGAATTGGAGAGCTGGTGACAGTCGGCCGAATTTTCGGCGGATCACCGGATATTTTGGCGTTGGGAGCGGGTAATATTCCCGGAACATATGGCAACGCTTATCAGACGGACCAGTCGGTAGCCGCCAATCTGGTTGCAGCGGCTGCTGAGCTGATCGGCCAGCAAGGCTATGAAGTGATTTTGATGTCTGCTACCACGGTCGGCGCCGAGATCGCCGGCCGTCTCAGTGTCTGCATTAATGCACCGGTGCTTTCTGAGGTCATCGCGATTTCACCGGATATGACGGTTACGCGTCCCATTTATGGCGGAAAGGCTGTGGCGGAATATAAGGTCAAAAAAACGCCTGTTATTTTAACGGTTCGCAGGAAATATTTTGAATCAGCCGTGTTGGACGGCACTACAGCCGGAACACCGTTGCCGGTTAAAGAGGCAGCTGTTCAGTTTTTATCCGAAGAGGAAATCAAAGCTGAAGGCATTCCGCTTGAGGATGCGGAAATCATCGTATCCGGCGGCCGGGGAGTCGGCAGCGCTGATAATTTTAAAATGCTGCATGAAATGGCAGGGATTGTCAATGCTGCGGTGGGGGCATCCCGCGGCGCCGTGGACGAGGGCTGGGCCGCTCCGACCATGCAGATTGGGCAAACAGGCAACATTGTTGCGCCCTCGGTTTATTTTGCGATCGGCATCTCCGGCGCGAGCCAGCATTTAGCCGGCATTGCCAATGCCAAATGCGTCGTGGCAATCAACAAGGATGAGGAAGCGAATATTTTCAAACGAGCGCGTTTCGGCATTGTGGCTGATTACAAAAATGTTATTCCTGCATTGACGAAGGCGTTGACAGAGGAGAAGTAGATGGGCCGGATCCCCTATTGGAATATCAGTTATGGCTTATTGATTGATGCCTTTGCACTGCCAGCGGTGGCGCTCCTGGTGTATGGTTTGTATGCTCACTGGAAAAAAATACAGCATGGCAAGGAGAGAGTGAAACCGAACCTGCCGCCGCTACCGGGGAAAATAGGGCCGGTGTATATTCATGCGCTGATTACCAAGGGGATCTTAGGTTCTAAAATTTATAGAAAGATTTTTACTGGAATTGCACATGGATTTGTATTCTGGGGAATGGTGTTCCTGGCGATCGGCACGGGGCTTGTGATGCTGAACATCTATTTAAAAGTGCCGGTGTTTGAGGGTGGATTTAACCGGTGGTTTATGAGCTTTTTCCTAGATCTGGCCGGATTGGTGGCGCTTGGTGGGTTGATATTTTTATTCATGAGGCGTCTGTTTGGCCCTGAGCGGCTGCGCCAGCCAAAGGAACGGCTTGGCTTTGTGCCGCAGATATGCCTTCTCGGGTTTGTGATCGCCTCTGGTTTTTACATCGAGGCGCTCCGAATCGCCGCCAACGGACCGGACCCCTATTCCTTTGTCGGCAATTTTTTGGCCGGTTTTTTTCCGATGGGCAACAACGGCCTTCACAGGGTGCTTTGGTGGACGCATGGATTAATGGCCATGGCCTTTATCGCCTATATCCCATTTTCCCCCATGGTGCATATTGCCTTGGCGCCGACCAACGCGGCGCTGGCCAATCCGAAGCCGGGTACGAGGATGGGGGTGATCGATTTTTCATCCTTTGACGATGAAACCGCTGAAGAAGTGCCCACCTTGGGCTGTGCCAAGCTCACCGACTTTACGCGCAAGCGCTTGCTCGACTATGACAGTTGCCTTTGGTGCGGCCGTTGTCATGAGGTCTGTCCTGCCGCATCCACCGGAAAGTCGTTGTCGCCCAAGGGCGTTATGGTCACGCTTGCGGAGAAACTGCATAGCGGCGGATTTGATGATGAAGGACTCATCGACGAGGTCGGCATGGACGCTATTTTTGCCTGCACGACCTGTACCGCGTGTATGGAAGCTTGCCCGGTGTGTATTAACCAGCCAAAGACGATATTGAAGTTCAGGCAAAATCTCGTGATGGAACAATCCCGAATACCGGAACTGATGGGTAAGGCCAACAACAGCCTGGAGCAGCGCCAGCATCCGTTCTTTGGAACCGGTTCGGGGCCCAAGGACTGGTGCAAAGGGCTGGACGTGCCGATTTTTGAAAAAGGTGAGACCGAGTATTTGCTCTGGATAGGGTGTGCGCCAACCTATGAGGAAAGATCTCAAAAAATCGCACAGGCCATGGTTGAGATACTGCAAAAGGCCAACATTTCCTTCGGCATTTTAGAAGAATCCAGATGTACCGGGGATCCGGCCAAGCAGATGGGAAATGAGTTTTTATTTCGTGAAATCGCATTACAGAACGTGGAAGAATTTTCAGAACTCGGCGTGAAAGATATCATCACCCTGTGCCCCCATTGCTACAACAGCTTTTCACGACATTACCCGCCGCTTGGCGGCGAGTACAATGTCATACCGCATTCCGTGTTTCTCAATGAGCTGCTGGAAAAAGGCAAGATCAAGATAGACAAAAAGAATCAAAGCATTTGCTATCATGATCCCTGCTACCTCGGTAGACGGAATGGATTTTATGATGCGCCCCGTGCGGTACTTGGGAAAGCCGGCAATTGTATTGAGATGCAACGGCATAAGAATAACAGTTTTTGCTGCGGCGGAGGGGGCGGAAACTACTGGGCGGAAGAAGAAGGGACACGCATCAACAGAAACAGGGCCAAAGAGGCTTTTGAAACATCCGCTGACATTGTTGCCACTGCATGCCCGTTTTGCCTGGCAATGTTGACCGATGGGATGAAAAGCGTGACAGATGAGCAAAAAGTATTTGATATCGCTGAGATTATTAATGTGGCAATGAGTTAGGGGACCAAGATGGCTGTATAATGCACGATGTAAGATGACTTGAATCACTCAGGTTTTGAGGCCAAAGACTCGACTCGCGAATTGCATTGTTATTTTGCCGAATAAGCCAAACTGCGACGGTCAGCATTATTCTGCATCATTTACCCCTATTCCCTCAAGCGTTTCATTTAGGATAGATCGCACCCGAATCGTTATTGGCCCGTGATGGGTGCGATGATTCAATGAAAAGCAAAACGCCGTGCATGATTCAACCATTATTCCCGGCGGGTTTTCCGGGAATGATCACCATGATGGATAACTTAATGGTATGAAAGGAAATATCAATGTCAGAAACAGTCGAAAAAGCACCAAAGAAAAAAAAGGAAAAAAAGCCTGATATTACATTTTTCCGCGAGGATTTGTTCGAAGTGCCGAAGGATGGTTCCCCTCCCTATTTAAAAGGATATCGGTGCAAAAGCTGCGGCCAGATAGACTTTCCCAAGCTTGACACCTGTCCGAATTGCTGGGGAAGAGAATACGAAATGGAACCGTTGAGCCGGAAAGGCACATTGTATAGCTACAGCGAAATTTTCGTTGGGTCGCCGTTAGTTAAAACTCCCTATATTTTTGGATATATTGATCTGCCGGAAGACCTGAGAATTTTTGCGCAACTCAAAGGCGAAGTGGGGTCGTTTAAATGTGATGATGAGGTGGAGGTAACGGTCGGAGAGTTCAGCATGAATAATGACGGGCTGCCGATAACCGGTTATATGTTTAAAAAAGTCGATAAATAAGATCTTATAAGGAGAACCGCATATGAAGTTGGAGCGAGAAGTTTATATAGCCGGTGTGGGGGAAACCCCCTTCAGATTTCATACAAAAGATTTTGATGAATTGGGGCGGGATGCCGCGCTTGAGGCGATGAAGTCCTCAAACATTACGCGCCCGGATTTTATTCAAAGCGCCTACGTTGGCAACCTTGATAACGGCAGCTGCAGCGGGCAGGCCGTGTTGAAAGATTTAGGCATGTTGGGGCATTGCCCGGTTATTCGCG
The genomic region above belongs to Desulfobacterales bacterium and contains:
- a CDS encoding OB-fold domain-containing protein, whose translation is MSETVEKAPKKKKEKKPDITFFREDLFEVPKDGSPPYLKGYRCKSCGQIDFPKLDTCPNCWGREYEMEPLSRKGTLYSYSEIFVGSPLVKTPYIFGYIDLPEDLRIFAQLKGEVGSFKCDDEVEVTVGEFSMNNDGLPITGYMFKKVDK